A window from Pseudomonas sp. Tri1 encodes these proteins:
- a CDS encoding GntR family transcriptional regulator gives MKRLPLDDSFKVNRNPVTLREIVLDKLRSAIMNFQLLPGDRLVERDLCDRLGVSRTSVREALRHLESEGLVEFADAKGPRVAIITLADAGDIYELRCVLEGLIVQLFTLRAKAKDIKALEKALEENRKALKDGELQQVIDSVQGFYDVLLEGSGNHVAATQLRQLQARISYLRATSVSQENRRGSSNQEMERMVEAIKSGDPLAAHQACVDHVRAAAKVALEYLKRQQEETGEIPEITAPIALKEPRIGR, from the coding sequence ATGAAACGCCTGCCACTCGACGACAGCTTCAAGGTCAATCGCAACCCCGTTACCCTGCGCGAGATCGTGCTGGATAAATTGCGAAGTGCCATCATGAACTTCCAGCTTCTGCCGGGCGATCGCCTGGTCGAGCGCGATCTGTGCGATCGCCTGGGCGTGAGCCGCACGTCGGTGCGCGAAGCCTTGCGCCACCTCGAATCCGAAGGCCTGGTGGAATTCGCCGATGCCAAGGGCCCACGGGTGGCAATCATCACCCTGGCCGATGCCGGCGACATCTATGAATTGCGCTGTGTGCTCGAAGGCTTGATCGTCCAGCTCTTCACCCTGCGGGCCAAGGCCAAGGACATCAAGGCGCTGGAGAAAGCCCTGGAAGAGAACCGCAAGGCCCTCAAGGATGGCGAGCTGCAACAGGTCATCGATTCGGTGCAAGGCTTCTACGACGTCTTGCTCGAAGGGTCCGGCAACCATGTCGCCGCCACCCAGCTGCGCCAGTTGCAAGCCCGCATCAGTTACCTGCGGGCCACATCGGTGTCCCAGGAAAACCGTCGCGGCAGCAGCAACCAGGAAATGGAGCGCATGGTCGAGGCGATCAAGAGCGGCGATCCCCTGGCCGCCCACCAGGCATGCGTCGACCATGTGCGCGCCGCCGCCAAGGTTGCCCTGGAGTACCTCAAGCGTCAGCAGGAAGAAACCGGCGAGATTCCTGAAATCACGGCGCCCATCGCCCTGAAAGAACCCCGTATAGGTCGCTGA
- a CDS encoding flavin reductase family protein, with protein MIEPGIYKEVMSSFPSGVTVVTTLDPDGNIVGITASAFSALSIDPALVLFCPNYASDTYPILRDSKQFAIHLLSADQTAEAYAFAGKGKDKAKGIDWHLSELGNPLLAKATAIIECELWREYDGGDHAIIVGAVKHLILPEQPVTPMIYHKGKLGPLPALA; from the coding sequence ATGATCGAACCCGGCATCTACAAAGAAGTCATGAGCTCCTTCCCGTCCGGCGTCACGGTGGTCACCACCCTGGACCCGGATGGCAATATCGTCGGTATCACTGCCAGCGCCTTCAGCGCATTGTCGATCGACCCGGCGCTGGTGCTGTTCTGCCCCAACTACGCTTCCGACACCTACCCGATCCTGCGCGACAGCAAGCAGTTTGCGATTCATTTGCTCTCGGCCGACCAGACCGCCGAAGCCTATGCGTTTGCAGGCAAAGGCAAAGACAAGGCCAAAGGTATCGATTGGCACCTCAGCGAACTGGGCAACCCGCTACTGGCCAAGGCCACAGCGATTATCGAATGCGAACTGTGGCGCGAATACGACGGCGGTGACCACGCGATCATCGTTGGCGCGGTGAAGCACCTGATCCTGCCCGAGCAACCGGTCACACCGATGATCTACCACAAAGGCAAGCTGGGCCCGCTGCCGGCGCTGGCCTGA
- a CDS encoding NUDIX hydrolase translates to MFSPSFCPKCGGSDLSHRLPAGDTHQRLMCGGCGYIHYVNPKIIAGCIIEQDGKYLLCQRAIPPRPGTWTLPAGFMEGGETTEDAALREVWEETGVRAEIVSPYSIFSVPKISEVYIIFRATALEITGQYGPETLDYKFFAPEDIPWDSIYYPAIRQILERYIEERQAGVYGIYIGNDDSGKIHFIR, encoded by the coding sequence ATGTTCAGCCCCAGCTTTTGTCCAAAGTGTGGCGGCAGTGACCTGAGTCACCGCCTGCCAGCGGGCGATACCCACCAGCGACTGATGTGCGGCGGCTGCGGCTACATCCATTACGTCAACCCGAAGATCATTGCCGGCTGCATCATCGAGCAGGACGGCAAATACCTGTTGTGCCAGCGCGCCATCCCACCGCGCCCCGGCACCTGGACCTTGCCGGCCGGCTTCATGGAGGGCGGCGAAACCACCGAGGACGCGGCGCTGCGGGAGGTCTGGGAAGAGACCGGCGTGCGCGCGGAAATTGTCTCGCCCTACTCGATTTTCAGTGTGCCGAAGATCAGCGAGGTGTACATCATCTTCCGCGCCACAGCGCTGGAGATCACCGGCCAATACGGGCCGGAAACCCTCGACTACAAATTCTTCGCCCCCGAAGACATTCCCTGGGACAGCATCTATTACCCGGCCATCCGCCAGATCCTCGAACGTTATATCGAGGAACGCCAGGCCGGGGTCTATGGTATCTACATCGGCAACGACGACAGCGGCAAGATCCATTTCATCCGCTGA
- a CDS encoding DUF1330 domain-containing protein has product MKAYWIAHVDVTDPDQYSQYTQRAPAAFALYGGRMLARGGRSEAMEGRDTPQRSVVIEFDSYEQALACYHSEQYQAAKGHREGVAQAEVIIVEGVAP; this is encoded by the coding sequence ATGAAGGCGTACTGGATTGCTCATGTGGATGTCACCGACCCCGATCAATACAGCCAATACACCCAACGGGCGCCGGCGGCGTTTGCCTTGTATGGCGGGCGGATGCTGGCCCGGGGCGGGCGCAGCGAAGCGATGGAGGGCCGGGACACGCCGCAGCGCAGCGTGGTGATCGAGTTCGACTCTTACGAACAGGCGCTGGCCTGTTATCACTCAGAGCAGTATCAGGCGGCCAAGGGGCATCGAGAGGGCGTGGCTCAGGCCGAGGTGATCATCGTCGAGGGCGTGGCACCCTGA
- the ribBA gene encoding bifunctional 3,4-dihydroxy-2-butanone-4-phosphate synthase/GTP cyclohydrolase II: MAFNSIQEIIEDYRQGKMVLLVDDEDRENEGDLLLAADCCNAQAISFMAREARGLICLTLTDEHCQRLGLEQMVPSNGSVFSTAFTVSIEAATGVTTGISAADRACTVAAAVAADSGPTDIVQPGHIFPLRAKEGGVLTRAGHTEAGCDLARLAGFTPASVIVEVMNDDGTMARRPDLEVFARKHGIKIGTIADLIHYRLSTEHTVVRIGERELPTVHGTFRLFTFEDRIEGGVHMAMVMGDIRREEPTLVRVHVIDPLRDLVGAEYNGPSNWTLWAALQRVAEEGRGVVVVLANHESSQALLERVPQLTQPPRQFSRSQSRIYSEVGTGAQILQDLGVGKLRHLGPPLKYAGLTGYDLEVVESIPFTG, translated from the coding sequence ATGGCCTTTAACAGCATTCAGGAAATCATCGAAGACTACCGCCAGGGCAAGATGGTGTTGCTGGTGGATGACGAAGATCGGGAAAACGAAGGTGACCTGCTGCTGGCCGCCGACTGCTGCAACGCCCAGGCCATCAGCTTCATGGCCCGTGAAGCGCGTGGACTGATCTGCCTGACCCTGACCGACGAGCACTGCCAGCGCCTGGGTCTGGAGCAAATGGTGCCGAGCAACGGCAGCGTGTTCAGCACCGCGTTCACCGTTTCCATAGAGGCCGCCACGGGCGTGACCACCGGTATTTCCGCCGCCGACCGGGCATGCACCGTCGCCGCCGCCGTGGCCGCCGATTCGGGGCCCACCGATATCGTGCAGCCGGGGCATATCTTCCCGTTGCGCGCCAAGGAAGGCGGTGTACTGACCCGCGCCGGGCACACCGAAGCCGGTTGCGACCTGGCGCGCCTGGCGGGTTTCACGCCCGCATCAGTGATCGTCGAAGTGATGAATGATGACGGCACCATGGCCCGCCGCCCGGACCTGGAGGTTTTTGCCCGCAAGCACGGGATCAAGATCGGCACCATCGCCGACCTGATCCATTACCGCCTGAGCACCGAGCACACCGTGGTGCGTATCGGCGAACGGGAACTGCCCACAGTGCACGGTACCTTTCGCTTGTTCACCTTTGAAGATCGCATCGAAGGCGGCGTGCACATGGCGATGGTCATGGGCGACATTCGCCGGGAGGAACCGACTCTGGTGCGGGTGCACGTGATCGACCCGCTGCGGGATCTGGTGGGCGCCGAATACAACGGCCCTTCCAACTGGACCCTGTGGGCAGCACTGCAACGGGTCGCCGAAGAAGGCCGTGGCGTGGTGGTGGTGCTGGCCAACCACGAGTCGTCCCAGGCGCTGCTCGAGCGAGTGCCGCAACTGACCCAGCCGCCACGACAGTTCAGCCGGTCGCAATCGCGCATCTATTCTGAAGTGGGCACCGGAGCACAAATCCTCCAGGACCTGGGCGTCGGCAAGTTGCGTCATTTGGGCCCGCCGCTCAAGTACGCGGGGTTGACGGGGTATGACTTGGAGGTGGTGGAAAGTATTCCTTTCACCGGATAA
- a CDS encoding carboxymuconolactone decarboxylase family protein, with the protein MSNDKYEQGLKIRTQVLGEAYVQRSIENADDFTRPLQEMVTEYCWGHVWGREGLSLKERSMINLAMISALNRPHELKLHVRGALRNGLSREQIREILLQVGIYCGVPAAVDSFRLAREAFAEADAEASSQPSAV; encoded by the coding sequence ATGAGCAACGATAAATATGAACAAGGCCTCAAGATCCGCACTCAGGTGCTGGGCGAGGCTTATGTGCAGCGCTCCATTGAGAACGCCGACGACTTCACCCGGCCCCTGCAGGAAATGGTCACCGAATACTGCTGGGGCCATGTCTGGGGTCGTGAGGGTTTATCGCTCAAGGAACGCAGCATGATTAACCTGGCGATGATCTCGGCGCTCAATCGACCCCATGAACTCAAGCTGCATGTGCGTGGCGCCTTGCGTAACGGCTTGAGTCGTGAGCAAATACGCGAAATTCTGCTTCAGGTCGGTATCTATTGCGGCGTCCCGGCTGCCGTGGACAGTTTCCGGCTTGCCCGTGAAGCCTTCGCCGAAGCCGACGCCGAGGCCTCCAGTCAACCCTCGGCTGTTTGA